One Dromiciops gliroides isolate mDroGli1 chromosome 3, mDroGli1.pri, whole genome shotgun sequence DNA segment encodes these proteins:
- the SNRNP70 gene encoding U1 small nuclear ribonucleoprotein 70 kDa isoform X1, which produces MTQFLPPNLLALFAPRDPIPYLPPLEKLPHEKHHNQPYCGIAPYIREFEDPRDAPPPTRAETREERMERKRREKIERRQQEVETELKMWDPHNDPNAQGDAFKTLFVARVNYDTTESKLRREFEVYGPIKRIHMVYSKRSGKPRGYAFIEYEHERDMHSAYKHADGKKIDGRRVLVDVERGRTVKGWRPRRLGGGLGGTRRGGADVNIRHSGRDDTSRYDERPCPPRDRDRERERERRERSRERDKERDRRRSRSRDRRRRSRSREKEERRRSRERSKDKDRERKRRSSRSRERARRERERKEEPRGGEGPEPPEAGDAPTDDGPLGEAGPDGPDAPEEKGRDRDRDRRRSHRGERERRRDRDRDREHKRGERGERRDEASRGGGGGGGSGGQDNGLEGLGADGRDLYMEADAGDGYLAPENGYLMEPAPE; this is translated from the exons ATGACTCAGTTCTTGCCCCCCAATCTCCTGGCCCTCTTTGCTCCCCGAGACCCAATACCCTACTTACCTCCCCTGGAGAAGCTGCCCCATGAGAAACACCACAATCAGCCCTACTGTGGCATCGCCCCCTACATCCGGGAGTTTGAG GACCCCCGGGATGCCCCTCCTCCAACTCGAGCAGAGACGAGGGAGGAGCGGATGGAAAGAAAG AGGCGGGAAAAGATAGAGCGGCGACAGCAAGAAGTGGAGACAGAGCTGAAAATGT GGGACCCCCACAATGACCCTAATGCTCAGGGTGATGCTTTCAAAACTCTCTTTGTGGCCCGAGTG AACTATGACACAACAGAATCAAAACTCCGGAGAGAGTTTGAGGTGTATGGACCCATCAAGAGG ATCCACATGGTCTACAGCAAGCGGTCTGGGAAGCCCCGGGGCTACGCCTTCATCGAGTATGAGCACGAACGGGACATGCACT CGGCTTATAAACATGCAGATGGGAAGAAGATCGATGGTAGGCGGGTGCTGGTTGATGTGGAGAGAGGTCGCACAGTGAAGGGCTGGCGGCCCCGCCGGCTTG GGGGCGGCCTTGGGGGCACCAGACGAGGGGGGGCTGACGTCAACATCCGGCACTCGGGCCGAGATGACACTTCGCGTTACGATGAGAG GCCTTGTCCTCCAAGGGACCGGGACAGGGAACGTGAGCGGGAGCGCCGAGAGCGAAGCCGAGAGCGTGACAAGGAGCGGGACCGTCGGCGTTCCAGGTCCCGGGACCGGCGACGGCGTTCCAGAAGCCGGGAGAAGGAGGAACGGAGACGCTCACGAGAGAGAAGTAAGGACAAGGACCGTGAGCGGAAGCGCCGCAGTAGTCGGAGCCGAGAGCGAGCACGGAGAGAGCGAGAGCGCAAGGAGGAACCTCGGGGTGGGGAGGGTCCGGAGCCCCCAGAGGCAGGCGATGCACCCACTGATGATGGCCCTCTGGGGGAGGCTGGCCCCGATGGACCGGATGCCCCCGAGGAGAAGGGCCGGGACCGGGACCGGGACCGACGCCGCAGCCACCGGGGGGAGAGGGAGCGGCGGCGGGATCGGGATAGAGATCGTGAACACAAGCGAGGCGAGCGGGGTGAAAGGCGGGACGAGGCCTCCCGTGGTGGAGGGGGTGGAGGTGGCAGCGGTGGTCAGGACAACGGGCTTGAAGGGCTCGGGGCTGATGGGCGGGACCTCTACATGGAGGCCGATGCTGGCGACGGCTATCTGGCTCCTGAGAATGGCTACCTGATGGAGCCGGCGCCAGAGTGA
- the SNRNP70 gene encoding U1 small nuclear ribonucleoprotein 70 kDa isoform X2 — protein sequence MTQFLPPNLLALFAPRDPIPYLPPLEKLPHEKHHNQPYCGIAPYIREFEDPRDAPPPTRAETREERMERKRREKIERRQQEVETELKMWDPHNDPNAQGDAFKTLFVARVNYDTTESKLRREFEVYGPIKRIHMVYSKRSGKPRGYAFIEYEHERDMHSAYKHADGKKIDGRRVLVDVERGRTVKGWRPRRLGGGLGGTRRGGADVNIRHSGRDDTSRYDERDRDRERERERRERSRERDKERDRRRSRSRDRRRRSRSREKEERRRSRERSKDKDRERKRRSSRSRERARRERERKEEPRGGEGPEPPEAGDAPTDDGPLGEAGPDGPDAPEEKGRDRDRDRRRSHRGERERRRDRDRDREHKRGERGERRDEASRGGGGGGGSGGQDNGLEGLGADGRDLYMEADAGDGYLAPENGYLMEPAPE from the exons ATGACTCAGTTCTTGCCCCCCAATCTCCTGGCCCTCTTTGCTCCCCGAGACCCAATACCCTACTTACCTCCCCTGGAGAAGCTGCCCCATGAGAAACACCACAATCAGCCCTACTGTGGCATCGCCCCCTACATCCGGGAGTTTGAG GACCCCCGGGATGCCCCTCCTCCAACTCGAGCAGAGACGAGGGAGGAGCGGATGGAAAGAAAG AGGCGGGAAAAGATAGAGCGGCGACAGCAAGAAGTGGAGACAGAGCTGAAAATGT GGGACCCCCACAATGACCCTAATGCTCAGGGTGATGCTTTCAAAACTCTCTTTGTGGCCCGAGTG AACTATGACACAACAGAATCAAAACTCCGGAGAGAGTTTGAGGTGTATGGACCCATCAAGAGG ATCCACATGGTCTACAGCAAGCGGTCTGGGAAGCCCCGGGGCTACGCCTTCATCGAGTATGAGCACGAACGGGACATGCACT CGGCTTATAAACATGCAGATGGGAAGAAGATCGATGGTAGGCGGGTGCTGGTTGATGTGGAGAGAGGTCGCACAGTGAAGGGCTGGCGGCCCCGCCGGCTTG GGGGCGGCCTTGGGGGCACCAGACGAGGGGGGGCTGACGTCAACATCCGGCACTCGGGCCGAGATGACACTTCGCGTTACGATGAGAG GGACCGGGACAGGGAACGTGAGCGGGAGCGCCGAGAGCGAAGCCGAGAGCGTGACAAGGAGCGGGACCGTCGGCGTTCCAGGTCCCGGGACCGGCGACGGCGTTCCAGAAGCCGGGAGAAGGAGGAACGGAGACGCTCACGAGAGAGAAGTAAGGACAAGGACCGTGAGCGGAAGCGCCGCAGTAGTCGGAGCCGAGAGCGAGCACGGAGAGAGCGAGAGCGCAAGGAGGAACCTCGGGGTGGGGAGGGTCCGGAGCCCCCAGAGGCAGGCGATGCACCCACTGATGATGGCCCTCTGGGGGAGGCTGGCCCCGATGGACCGGATGCCCCCGAGGAGAAGGGCCGGGACCGGGACCGGGACCGACGCCGCAGCCACCGGGGGGAGAGGGAGCGGCGGCGGGATCGGGATAGAGATCGTGAACACAAGCGAGGCGAGCGGGGTGAAAGGCGGGACGAGGCCTCCCGTGGTGGAGGGGGTGGAGGTGGCAGCGGTGGTCAGGACAACGGGCTTGAAGGGCTCGGGGCTGATGGGCGGGACCTCTACATGGAGGCCGATGCTGGCGACGGCTATCTGGCTCCTGAGAATGGCTACCTGATGGAGCCGGCGCCAGAGTGA